One segment of Streptomyces sp. YIM 121038 DNA contains the following:
- a CDS encoding HNH endonuclease, with product MPRAAQVCYHVRCTDRVVYRGRCAAHAPPAWETKSARNRARDSAWERLIRPRALVRDGFACVSCGAREGLEVDHIIPVARGGTSTLDNAQTVCRGCHQAKTAQDRHNKT from the coding sequence ATGCCACGAGCCGCACAGGTCTGCTACCACGTACGGTGTACGGATCGCGTGGTGTATCGGGGGCGTTGTGCCGCCCATGCCCCTCCCGCCTGGGAGACCAAGAGCGCGAGGAACCGAGCCCGAGACTCCGCCTGGGAACGTCTGATCAGGCCTCGGGCCCTGGTCCGCGACGGCTTCGCCTGCGTGTCCTGCGGGGCCCGTGAGGGCTTGGAGGTCGATCACATCATCCCTGTCGCCCGCGGAGGCACCTCGACCCTCGACAACGCTCAAACTGTGTGCCGGGGCTGCCACCAGGCCAAGACTGCACAAGATCGTCACAACAAGACCTGA